From Pseudomonas sp. B21-028, one genomic window encodes:
- a CDS encoding TetR/AcrR family transcriptional regulator, with product MTRTATPRKPRARSQARIDSILDAARTLLAAEGVASLSIYSVAERAEIPPSSVYHFFASVPALLEALTADVHAAFRACLQAPIDHDALHHWHDLSRLVEQRMLTIYGQDAAARQLILAQHGLTEVTQADRQHDLELSDLMHKVFARHFELPTLPNDVDVFALAMELGDRVYARSVQQHGQITPRLAEEGMRVFDAYLGLYLPPYLPKRDVV from the coding sequence ATGACACGCACCGCCACCCCTCGCAAACCCCGCGCACGCAGCCAGGCCCGGATCGACTCGATCCTCGATGCCGCCCGCACGCTGCTGGCGGCTGAAGGCGTGGCCAGCCTGTCGATCTACAGCGTGGCCGAGCGCGCCGAGATCCCGCCCTCCTCCGTGTATCACTTTTTCGCCAGCGTGCCGGCCCTGCTCGAAGCGCTCACCGCCGACGTTCACGCCGCCTTCCGCGCGTGCCTCCAGGCACCGATCGATCATGACGCGCTGCACCATTGGCACGACCTGTCGCGACTGGTGGAACAGCGCATGCTGACGATCTACGGCCAGGACGCAGCTGCACGCCAGTTGATCCTGGCCCAGCATGGCCTGACCGAAGTCACCCAGGCCGACCGCCAGCACGATCTCGAGCTGAGTGACCTGATGCACAAAGTCTTCGCCCGGCATTTCGAACTGCCGACACTGCCCAATGACGTCGACGTCTTCGCCCTCGCCATGGAGCTGGGCGACCGGGTCTACGCCCGCTCGGTGCAACAACACGGCCAGATCACCCCGCGCCTGGCTGAAGAAGGCATGCGAGTGTTCGATGCATACCTGGGGTTGTATCTGCCGCCGTATCTGCCCAAGCGCGACGTGGTCTGA
- a CDS encoding type II toxin-antitoxin system HipA family toxin codes for MPKAYIYVEDPETGEVHTLGRLSIENGQGEFIYDPDYVAGHVWVPDPIRYPLRVQPFVGIATNRGVPGFINDAMPDGWGERVLRDLHRTDLSPVGYLLKSPNNDRAGNLMAGATPHPPHGVGQEALPSLKGLAAFIEAADAIFDNQLDDEAIRTLLLRKQRSSLGGARPKRTLQDEGVFILAKPRDRYDICDVPAMEHACMTFAASKGLNVAKTALYAGAPSTLLVKRFDRFPIAEAGRRIPMLSGLTLLDADWQSNDRSAWVYAGLANEMKRRGVPDDDLRELFKRMCFNALVGNDDDHPKNHAILWLKGRWRLAPMYDVVPGLDGSSPPYLSMAVGRSGRVVTRENLLSHCMHFALTPQQAASVLDEVIGWEDELGAHYGRHLDGAELELALGAMGAVRMKG; via the coding sequence ATGCCCAAGGCTTATATCTATGTGGAAGATCCCGAAACTGGAGAGGTTCATACACTGGGCCGGTTGAGCATCGAGAATGGTCAGGGGGAGTTTATTTACGACCCCGATTATGTTGCCGGCCATGTCTGGGTACCCGACCCGATCCGTTATCCACTTCGTGTCCAACCCTTCGTTGGCATTGCCACTAACCGTGGCGTACCGGGTTTCATCAACGATGCAATGCCTGATGGTTGGGGGGAGCGCGTTTTGCGGGACCTTCATCGAACGGATCTGAGCCCTGTCGGATATTTACTCAAGTCACCGAACAACGATCGCGCAGGCAATCTGATGGCTGGTGCAACTCCTCATCCGCCCCATGGTGTCGGCCAGGAAGCGTTGCCTTCCTTGAAAGGCCTCGCTGCGTTTATCGAAGCGGCCGACGCCATCTTCGATAACCAGCTGGATGATGAGGCGATCAGGACTCTCCTGCTACGTAAGCAACGCTCCTCTCTGGGGGGCGCAAGACCGAAGCGAACATTGCAGGATGAGGGCGTGTTCATTCTGGCCAAACCCCGGGATCGCTATGACATCTGTGATGTTCCGGCCATGGAGCATGCTTGTATGACGTTCGCGGCATCCAAGGGGCTGAATGTCGCGAAAACTGCGCTATATGCCGGCGCACCCTCAACGCTGCTGGTCAAACGATTCGACCGTTTTCCAATCGCTGAAGCCGGGCGCCGCATACCAATGCTCAGTGGGTTGACATTGCTGGATGCCGATTGGCAATCCAATGATCGCAGCGCCTGGGTTTATGCCGGGCTTGCGAATGAAATGAAGCGGCGGGGAGTACCGGATGACGACTTGCGTGAACTATTCAAGCGCATGTGTTTTAACGCGTTGGTTGGCAATGACGACGATCATCCGAAAAACCACGCAATCCTTTGGCTCAAGGGGCGATGGCGGTTGGCGCCGATGTACGACGTGGTGCCAGGACTCGATGGTTCTTCGCCGCCCTATCTTTCGATGGCAGTCGGTCGGAGTGGGCGAGTCGTCACCCGGGAAAACCTGCTCAGCCACTGTATGCACTTCGCCTTGACGCCCCAGCAGGCAGCCAGTGTCCTGGACGAAGTGATCGGGTGGGAAGATGAGCTTGGCGCCCATTACGGGCGCCACCTGGATGGCGCTGAGCTGGAGCTCGCTCTAGGCGCAATGGGTGCTGTACGTATGAAGGGCTGA
- a CDS encoding transcriptional regulator, translating into MNEFFPIECADSLHAIGVLVKSRRLQSRQRQKDLAASLAVSERTVRKIEAGDPSVELRSFMLVLWQLGLTQEVFQSRQQIEASSLASVQAPHKTRVRLAGAKGDF; encoded by the coding sequence ATGAATGAGTTTTTCCCTATCGAATGTGCCGACAGCCTCCACGCCATTGGGGTATTGGTAAAAAGCAGGCGCCTGCAAAGCCGACAGCGACAAAAAGATCTCGCCGCGTCATTGGCCGTTTCGGAAAGAACGGTGCGCAAGATCGAGGCCGGTGACCCGTCCGTGGAATTGCGATCATTCATGCTGGTTCTGTGGCAATTGGGATTGACCCAGGAAGTGTTTCAGAGTCGCCAGCAGATCGAAGCCTCATCCCTTGCGTCCGTTCAAGCACCACACAAAACCCGCGTGCGGCTGGCCGGTGCTAAGGGGGACTTCTGA